The Aquila chrysaetos chrysaetos chromosome 16, bAquChr1.4, whole genome shotgun sequence genome has a segment encoding these proteins:
- the SMAP2 gene encoding stromal membrane-associated protein 2 isoform X1 encodes MTGKSVRDVDRYQAVLASLLVEEENKYCADCQAKGPRWASWNIGVFICIRCAGIHRNLGVHISRVKSVNLDQWTQEQIQCMQEMGNGKANRLYEAYLPENFRRPQTDQAVESFIRDKYEKKKYMDRSIDINAFRKEKDDKWKRSNETVSERKLEPIIFEKVKMPQKKEETQQSRKSSPKSTEPVMDLLGLALSLPDAPVTTTVTNGRPSSLEKDLDLFASVGSNSDSRKVTGSMPTSGSAGSVPENLNLFPEPGGKGEEVGKKQLSKDSILSLYGSQTPQLPAQGAMFMAPAQMAYPAAAYTSFPGVAPSSSMMGGMMAPSVGMMAQPGAAGVVTPMAIPAGYVGNVQAAVIGVPNGMMAAQQAGYVAGMAAVPQPVYGVQPAQQLQWNIAQMTQQMAGMNFYGANGMMGYGQSMGGGGAQGSNQSLSTPMWK; translated from the exons ATGACGGGCAAGTCGGTTCGCGACGTGGACCGGTACCAGGCGGTGCTGGCCAGCCtgctggtggaggaggagaacaaGTACTGCGCCGACTGCCAGGCCAAAG GGCCACGATGGGCATCCTGGAATATCGGTGTATTCATCTGTATTCGTTGTGCTGGGATCCACAGGAACCTAGGAGTTCATATATCCAGAGTGAAATCTGTCAATCTTGACCAGTGGACACAAGAACAGATACAG TGCATGCAAGAGAtgggaaatggaaaagcaaatcGTCTTTATGAAGCCTACCTGCCAGAGAACTTCAGGCGACCTCAAACAGATCA AGCCGTGGAGAGCTTCATTCGGGATAAATAcgaaaagaagaaatacatggaCCGAAGTATTGACATCAATGCATTTAGG aaagaaaaggatgacaaatggaaaaggagTAATGAGACagtatcagaaagaaaactggaacCTATCATCTTTGAGAAGGTGAAAATG cctcaaaagaaagaagaaacgCAGCAGTCTAGAAAAAGTTCTCCTAAATCTACTGAACCAGTAATGGACTTGCTAGGACTTG CTTTGTCTCTCCCAGACGCTCCTGTGACAACCACCGTTACAAACGGCAGGCCTAGCAGCTTAGAGAAGGATCTTGATCTTTTCGCGTCGGTGGGATCAAACTCTGACTCCAGGAAG GTCACTGGCTCTATGCCAACGTCTGGAAGTGCTGGTTCTGTTCCCGAAAACCTGAATCTCTTCCCTGAGCCAGGAGGCAAAGGGGAGGAAGTGGGGAAGAAGCAGCTCTCTAAAGACTCTATCCTGTCCTTGTACGGCTCTCAAACACCTCAGCTGCCTGCACAAG GAGCAATGTTCATGGCCCCAGCTCAGATGGCGTATCCTGCGGCAGCATATACCAGCTTTCCAGGAGTAGCCCCCTCCAGCAGCATGATGGGAGGCATGATGGCACCATCAGTGGGAATGATGGCCCAGCCTGGAGCTGCAGGGGTGGTGACTCCCATGGCCATACCAGCTGGATATGTGGGTAATGTGCAGGCAGCTGTCATTGGTGTCCCCAATGGGATGATGGCTGCACAGCAAGCTGGCTACGTAGCTGGCATGGCAGCAGTTCCCCAGCCTGTCTATGGTgtgcagccagcacagcagcttcAGTGGAACATCGCTCAG ATGACCCAGCAGATGGCTGGGATGAACTTCTATGGAGCTAATGGCATGATGGGATATGGACAGTCAATGGGTGGAGGAGGTGCCCAGGGAAGCAATCAGTCCCTCAGCACTCCGATGTGGAAATGA
- the SMAP2 gene encoding stromal membrane-associated protein 2 isoform X2, producing the protein MTGKSVRDVDRYQAVLASLLVEEENKYCADCQAKGPRWASWNIGVFICIRCAGIHRNLGVHISRVKSVNLDQWTQEQIQCMQEMGNGKANRLYEAYLPENFRRPQTDQAVESFIRDKYEKKKYMDRSIDINAFRKEKDDKWKRSNETVSERKLEPIIFEKVKMPQKKEETQQSRKSSPKSTEPVMDLLGLDAPVTTTVTNGRPSSLEKDLDLFASVGSNSDSRKVTGSMPTSGSAGSVPENLNLFPEPGGKGEEVGKKQLSKDSILSLYGSQTPQLPAQGAMFMAPAQMAYPAAAYTSFPGVAPSSSMMGGMMAPSVGMMAQPGAAGVVTPMAIPAGYVGNVQAAVIGVPNGMMAAQQAGYVAGMAAVPQPVYGVQPAQQLQWNIAQMTQQMAGMNFYGANGMMGYGQSMGGGGAQGSNQSLSTPMWK; encoded by the exons ATGACGGGCAAGTCGGTTCGCGACGTGGACCGGTACCAGGCGGTGCTGGCCAGCCtgctggtggaggaggagaacaaGTACTGCGCCGACTGCCAGGCCAAAG GGCCACGATGGGCATCCTGGAATATCGGTGTATTCATCTGTATTCGTTGTGCTGGGATCCACAGGAACCTAGGAGTTCATATATCCAGAGTGAAATCTGTCAATCTTGACCAGTGGACACAAGAACAGATACAG TGCATGCAAGAGAtgggaaatggaaaagcaaatcGTCTTTATGAAGCCTACCTGCCAGAGAACTTCAGGCGACCTCAAACAGATCA AGCCGTGGAGAGCTTCATTCGGGATAAATAcgaaaagaagaaatacatggaCCGAAGTATTGACATCAATGCATTTAGG aaagaaaaggatgacaaatggaaaaggagTAATGAGACagtatcagaaagaaaactggaacCTATCATCTTTGAGAAGGTGAAAATG cctcaaaagaaagaagaaacgCAGCAGTCTAGAAAAAGTTCTCCTAAATCTACTGAACCAGTAATGGACTTGCTAGGACTTG ACGCTCCTGTGACAACCACCGTTACAAACGGCAGGCCTAGCAGCTTAGAGAAGGATCTTGATCTTTTCGCGTCGGTGGGATCAAACTCTGACTCCAGGAAG GTCACTGGCTCTATGCCAACGTCTGGAAGTGCTGGTTCTGTTCCCGAAAACCTGAATCTCTTCCCTGAGCCAGGAGGCAAAGGGGAGGAAGTGGGGAAGAAGCAGCTCTCTAAAGACTCTATCCTGTCCTTGTACGGCTCTCAAACACCTCAGCTGCCTGCACAAG GAGCAATGTTCATGGCCCCAGCTCAGATGGCGTATCCTGCGGCAGCATATACCAGCTTTCCAGGAGTAGCCCCCTCCAGCAGCATGATGGGAGGCATGATGGCACCATCAGTGGGAATGATGGCCCAGCCTGGAGCTGCAGGGGTGGTGACTCCCATGGCCATACCAGCTGGATATGTGGGTAATGTGCAGGCAGCTGTCATTGGTGTCCCCAATGGGATGATGGCTGCACAGCAAGCTGGCTACGTAGCTGGCATGGCAGCAGTTCCCCAGCCTGTCTATGGTgtgcagccagcacagcagcttcAGTGGAACATCGCTCAG ATGACCCAGCAGATGGCTGGGATGAACTTCTATGGAGCTAATGGCATGATGGGATATGGACAGTCAATGGGTGGAGGAGGTGCCCAGGGAAGCAATCAGTCCCTCAGCACTCCGATGTGGAAATGA
- the SMAP2 gene encoding stromal membrane-associated protein 2 isoform X3 produces MTGKSVRDVDRYQAVLASLLVEEENKYCADCQAKGPRWASWNIGVFICIRCAGIHRNLGVHISRVKSVNLDQWTQEQIQKEKDDKWKRSNETVSERKLEPIIFEKVKMPQKKEETQQSRKSSPKSTEPVMDLLGLALSLPDAPVTTTVTNGRPSSLEKDLDLFASVGSNSDSRKVTGSMPTSGSAGSVPENLNLFPEPGGKGEEVGKKQLSKDSILSLYGSQTPQLPAQGAMFMAPAQMAYPAAAYTSFPGVAPSSSMMGGMMAPSVGMMAQPGAAGVVTPMAIPAGYVGNVQAAVIGVPNGMMAAQQAGYVAGMAAVPQPVYGVQPAQQLQWNIAQMTQQMAGMNFYGANGMMGYGQSMGGGGAQGSNQSLSTPMWK; encoded by the exons ATGACGGGCAAGTCGGTTCGCGACGTGGACCGGTACCAGGCGGTGCTGGCCAGCCtgctggtggaggaggagaacaaGTACTGCGCCGACTGCCAGGCCAAAG GGCCACGATGGGCATCCTGGAATATCGGTGTATTCATCTGTATTCGTTGTGCTGGGATCCACAGGAACCTAGGAGTTCATATATCCAGAGTGAAATCTGTCAATCTTGACCAGTGGACACAAGAACAGATACAG aaagaaaaggatgacaaatggaaaaggagTAATGAGACagtatcagaaagaaaactggaacCTATCATCTTTGAGAAGGTGAAAATG cctcaaaagaaagaagaaacgCAGCAGTCTAGAAAAAGTTCTCCTAAATCTACTGAACCAGTAATGGACTTGCTAGGACTTG CTTTGTCTCTCCCAGACGCTCCTGTGACAACCACCGTTACAAACGGCAGGCCTAGCAGCTTAGAGAAGGATCTTGATCTTTTCGCGTCGGTGGGATCAAACTCTGACTCCAGGAAG GTCACTGGCTCTATGCCAACGTCTGGAAGTGCTGGTTCTGTTCCCGAAAACCTGAATCTCTTCCCTGAGCCAGGAGGCAAAGGGGAGGAAGTGGGGAAGAAGCAGCTCTCTAAAGACTCTATCCTGTCCTTGTACGGCTCTCAAACACCTCAGCTGCCTGCACAAG GAGCAATGTTCATGGCCCCAGCTCAGATGGCGTATCCTGCGGCAGCATATACCAGCTTTCCAGGAGTAGCCCCCTCCAGCAGCATGATGGGAGGCATGATGGCACCATCAGTGGGAATGATGGCCCAGCCTGGAGCTGCAGGGGTGGTGACTCCCATGGCCATACCAGCTGGATATGTGGGTAATGTGCAGGCAGCTGTCATTGGTGTCCCCAATGGGATGATGGCTGCACAGCAAGCTGGCTACGTAGCTGGCATGGCAGCAGTTCCCCAGCCTGTCTATGGTgtgcagccagcacagcagcttcAGTGGAACATCGCTCAG ATGACCCAGCAGATGGCTGGGATGAACTTCTATGGAGCTAATGGCATGATGGGATATGGACAGTCAATGGGTGGAGGAGGTGCCCAGGGAAGCAATCAGTCCCTCAGCACTCCGATGTGGAAATGA
- the SMAP2 gene encoding stromal membrane-associated protein 2 isoform X4 — MTGKSVRDVDRYQAVLASLLVEEENKYCADCQAKGPRWASWNIGVFICIRCAGIHRNLGVHISRVKSVNLDQWTQEQIQKEKDDKWKRSNETVSERKLEPIIFEKVKMPQKKEETQQSRKSSPKSTEPVMDLLGLDAPVTTTVTNGRPSSLEKDLDLFASVGSNSDSRKVTGSMPTSGSAGSVPENLNLFPEPGGKGEEVGKKQLSKDSILSLYGSQTPQLPAQGAMFMAPAQMAYPAAAYTSFPGVAPSSSMMGGMMAPSVGMMAQPGAAGVVTPMAIPAGYVGNVQAAVIGVPNGMMAAQQAGYVAGMAAVPQPVYGVQPAQQLQWNIAQMTQQMAGMNFYGANGMMGYGQSMGGGGAQGSNQSLSTPMWK, encoded by the exons ATGACGGGCAAGTCGGTTCGCGACGTGGACCGGTACCAGGCGGTGCTGGCCAGCCtgctggtggaggaggagaacaaGTACTGCGCCGACTGCCAGGCCAAAG GGCCACGATGGGCATCCTGGAATATCGGTGTATTCATCTGTATTCGTTGTGCTGGGATCCACAGGAACCTAGGAGTTCATATATCCAGAGTGAAATCTGTCAATCTTGACCAGTGGACACAAGAACAGATACAG aaagaaaaggatgacaaatggaaaaggagTAATGAGACagtatcagaaagaaaactggaacCTATCATCTTTGAGAAGGTGAAAATG cctcaaaagaaagaagaaacgCAGCAGTCTAGAAAAAGTTCTCCTAAATCTACTGAACCAGTAATGGACTTGCTAGGACTTG ACGCTCCTGTGACAACCACCGTTACAAACGGCAGGCCTAGCAGCTTAGAGAAGGATCTTGATCTTTTCGCGTCGGTGGGATCAAACTCTGACTCCAGGAAG GTCACTGGCTCTATGCCAACGTCTGGAAGTGCTGGTTCTGTTCCCGAAAACCTGAATCTCTTCCCTGAGCCAGGAGGCAAAGGGGAGGAAGTGGGGAAGAAGCAGCTCTCTAAAGACTCTATCCTGTCCTTGTACGGCTCTCAAACACCTCAGCTGCCTGCACAAG GAGCAATGTTCATGGCCCCAGCTCAGATGGCGTATCCTGCGGCAGCATATACCAGCTTTCCAGGAGTAGCCCCCTCCAGCAGCATGATGGGAGGCATGATGGCACCATCAGTGGGAATGATGGCCCAGCCTGGAGCTGCAGGGGTGGTGACTCCCATGGCCATACCAGCTGGATATGTGGGTAATGTGCAGGCAGCTGTCATTGGTGTCCCCAATGGGATGATGGCTGCACAGCAAGCTGGCTACGTAGCTGGCATGGCAGCAGTTCCCCAGCCTGTCTATGGTgtgcagccagcacagcagcttcAGTGGAACATCGCTCAG ATGACCCAGCAGATGGCTGGGATGAACTTCTATGGAGCTAATGGCATGATGGGATATGGACAGTCAATGGGTGGAGGAGGTGCCCAGGGAAGCAATCAGTCCCTCAGCACTCCGATGTGGAAATGA
- the SMAP2 gene encoding stromal membrane-associated protein 2 isoform X5, with the protein MQEMGNGKANRLYEAYLPENFRRPQTDQAVESFIRDKYEKKKYMDRSIDINAFRKEKDDKWKRSNETVSERKLEPIIFEKVKMPQKKEETQQSRKSSPKSTEPVMDLLGLALSLPDAPVTTTVTNGRPSSLEKDLDLFASVGSNSDSRKVTGSMPTSGSAGSVPENLNLFPEPGGKGEEVGKKQLSKDSILSLYGSQTPQLPAQGAMFMAPAQMAYPAAAYTSFPGVAPSSSMMGGMMAPSVGMMAQPGAAGVVTPMAIPAGYVGNVQAAVIGVPNGMMAAQQAGYVAGMAAVPQPVYGVQPAQQLQWNIAQMTQQMAGMNFYGANGMMGYGQSMGGGGAQGSNQSLSTPMWK; encoded by the exons ATGCAAGAGAtgggaaatggaaaagcaaatcGTCTTTATGAAGCCTACCTGCCAGAGAACTTCAGGCGACCTCAAACAGATCA AGCCGTGGAGAGCTTCATTCGGGATAAATAcgaaaagaagaaatacatggaCCGAAGTATTGACATCAATGCATTTAGG aaagaaaaggatgacaaatggaaaaggagTAATGAGACagtatcagaaagaaaactggaacCTATCATCTTTGAGAAGGTGAAAATG cctcaaaagaaagaagaaacgCAGCAGTCTAGAAAAAGTTCTCCTAAATCTACTGAACCAGTAATGGACTTGCTAGGACTTG CTTTGTCTCTCCCAGACGCTCCTGTGACAACCACCGTTACAAACGGCAGGCCTAGCAGCTTAGAGAAGGATCTTGATCTTTTCGCGTCGGTGGGATCAAACTCTGACTCCAGGAAG GTCACTGGCTCTATGCCAACGTCTGGAAGTGCTGGTTCTGTTCCCGAAAACCTGAATCTCTTCCCTGAGCCAGGAGGCAAAGGGGAGGAAGTGGGGAAGAAGCAGCTCTCTAAAGACTCTATCCTGTCCTTGTACGGCTCTCAAACACCTCAGCTGCCTGCACAAG GAGCAATGTTCATGGCCCCAGCTCAGATGGCGTATCCTGCGGCAGCATATACCAGCTTTCCAGGAGTAGCCCCCTCCAGCAGCATGATGGGAGGCATGATGGCACCATCAGTGGGAATGATGGCCCAGCCTGGAGCTGCAGGGGTGGTGACTCCCATGGCCATACCAGCTGGATATGTGGGTAATGTGCAGGCAGCTGTCATTGGTGTCCCCAATGGGATGATGGCTGCACAGCAAGCTGGCTACGTAGCTGGCATGGCAGCAGTTCCCCAGCCTGTCTATGGTgtgcagccagcacagcagcttcAGTGGAACATCGCTCAG ATGACCCAGCAGATGGCTGGGATGAACTTCTATGGAGCTAATGGCATGATGGGATATGGACAGTCAATGGGTGGAGGAGGTGCCCAGGGAAGCAATCAGTCCCTCAGCACTCCGATGTGGAAATGA